From one Sardina pilchardus chromosome 6, fSarPil1.1, whole genome shotgun sequence genomic stretch:
- the prpf3 gene encoding U4/U6 small nuclear ribonucleoprotein Prp3 isoform X2, which produces MSLPKREVEELRPWVERTVKKVLGFSEPTVVTAALHCVGKGLDKRKTTDQLRPFLDESAGGFVERLFEALEESRNTRGNKGAGERNRKRDLKDVFGDEMEAMKEAPEAGDSASKKKRAHRFQEVPEEPEVIPGPPAESPGMLTKMQIKQMMEAATRQIEERKKQLSFVAPVPVSQTRLPLPTPSAQSELRLPLPTPAQSSMGMAHSIPPSQAASIMNDAIEKARKAAELQARIQSQLVAKPGILGALGNAGSQNLVALANLHAMGIAPPSKVESREVTKPTPLILDDQGRTVDASGKEVELTHRMPTLKANIRAVKREQFRQQLKERPGEDLESTSYFDHRVNILPAQRPRKGFKFHEQGRFEKIAQRIRTKAQLEKLQTEIAQAAKKTGIQASTKLALIAPKKELGEGEVPTIEWWDSYILPSNIELSPNTIFDEMELFGVTNLVEHPAQMSPPVDGDKAVTLGVYLTKKEQKKLRRQTRREGQKEVQEKVRLGLMPPPEPKVRISNLMRVLGTEAVQDPTKVEAHVRAQMAKRQKAHEEANAARKLTAEQRKEKKVKKLKEDLTQGVHITVYRIRNLHNPAKKFKVEANANQLYLTGTVVLHKDVNIVVVEGGPKSQKKFKRLMLHRIKWDEGNSKRDVEGLVDEEGLKKKNKCDLVWEGTAKERSYGDLKFKQCPTENMAREHFKKHGTEHYWDLALSQSVLEGNDD; this is translated from the exons ATGTCGTTGCCGAAGCGGGAGGTGGAGGAACTCCGGCCATGGGTGGAACGTACAGTGAAGAAGGTTCTGGGCTTCTCCGAACCTACTGTTGTGACAGCCGCACTACACTGTGTCGGCAAGGGGTTAGACAAACGGAAGaccacag ACCAACTGAGACCCTTCCTAGATGAGTCTGCTGGAGGTTTTGTTGAACGACTGTTCGAAGCCCTAGAGGAAAGTAGAAACACCCGTGGCAACAAGGGGGCTGGTGAACGGAACCGCAAGAGAGACCTCAAG gatgtgtTTGGGGACGAGATGGAGGCGATGAAGGAGGCTCCGGAGGCGGGTGACTCGGCGAGCAAGAAGAAGCGCGCTCACCGCTTCCAGGAGGTGCCCGAGGAGCCGGAGGTCATTCCAGGCCCGCCCGCAGAGAGCCCCGGGATGCTCACCAAgatgcag ATTAAGCAGATGATGGAGGCTGCTACCAGGCAGattgaggagaggaagaagcaaCTCAGCTTTGTGGCTCCTGTTCCTGTGTCCCAG ACCCGGCTGCCCCTGCCCACTCCTTCTGCCCAGTCGGAGCTGAGGCTGCCGCTGCCCACCCCTGCGCAGTCCTCCATGGGCATGGCCCACTCCATCCCGCCCTCGCAGGCGGCCAGCATCATGAACGACGCCATCGAGAAGGCGCGCAAGGCGGCCGAGCTGCAGGCGCGCATCCAGTCGCAGCTGGTGGCCAAGCCGGGCATCCTGGGCGCCCTCGGCAACGCCGGCTCTCAGAACCTGGTGGCGCTCGCCAACCTGCACGCCATGGGCATCGCCCCACC CAGCAAGGTGGAGTCCCGTGAGGTGACCAAACCAACGCCGCTGATTCTGGACGATCAGGGACGCACCGTAGACGCCAGCGGCAAGGAGGTGGAGCTCACACACCGCATGCCCACGCTCAAGG CCAACATCCGTGCGGTGAAGCGGGAGCAGTTCCGGCAGCAGCTGAAGGAGCGTCCAGGAGAGGACCTGGAGTCCACCTCCTACTTTGACCACCGCGTCAACATCCTGCCCGCCCAGCGGCCCCGCAAGGGCTTCAAGTTCCACGAGCAGGGCCGCTTTGAGAAGATCGCCCAGCGCATCCGCACCAAA gcCCAGTTGGAGAAGCTGCAGACAGAAATCGCTCAAGCTGCCAAGAAGACGGGCATCCAGGCGTCCACTAAGTTGGCACTGATCGCACCCAAGAAGGAGCTGGGGGAGGGCGAGGTGCCCACCATCGAGTGGTGGGACTCGTACATCCTGCCCTCCAACATCGAGCT GAGTCCCAACACCATCTTTGATGAGATGGAGTTGTTTGGTGTGACGAACCTCGTAGAGCATCCAGCACAGATGAGCCCTCCTG TGGATGGGGACAAGGCGGTGACTCTGGGGGTGTACCTGACCAAGAAGGAGCAGAAGAAGCTGAGGAGGCAGACCAGGAGAGAGGGCCAGAAGGAGGTGCAGGAGAAGGTCCGACTGGGCCTCATGCCCCCTCCAGAACCCAaag TGCGGATCTCTAACCTGATGCGTGTGCTGGGGACGGAGGCGGTGCAGGACCCCACCAAGGTGGAGGCCCACGTCAGGGCTCAGATGGCCAAGAGACAGAA gGCCCATGAGGAGGCCAATGCAGCCCGTAAGCTCACAGCagaacagagaaaagagaagaaggtGAAGAAGCTCAAGGAGGACCTCACTCAAGGCGTTCACATTACAGTGTACag GATCAGGAACCTGCACAACCCTGCCAAGAAGTTTAAGGTGGAGGCCAACGCCAACCAGCTGTACCTCACCGGCACCGTGGTGCTGCACAAGGACGTCAACATCGTGGTGGTGGAAGGAG GTCCAAAGTCCCAGAAGAAGTTCAAACGGCTGATGCTCCATAGGATCAAATGGGACGAGGGCAACTCCAAGAGAGATG TAGAGGGACTAGTAGATGAGGAAGgactgaagaagaagaataagtgCGACCTGGTTTGGGAG GGAACAGCGAAGGAGCGGAGCTACGGAGACCTGAAGTTCAAGCAGTGCCCCACGGAGAACATGGCGCGGGAACACTTCAAGAAGCACGGAACCGAACATTACTGGGACCTGGCCCTGAGCCAGAGTGTGCTGGAGGGCAACGACGACTAA
- the prpf3 gene encoding U4/U6 small nuclear ribonucleoprotein Prp3 isoform X4: protein MSLPKREVEELRPWVERTVKKVLGFSEPTVVTAALHCVGKGLDKRKTTDQLRPFLDESAGGFVERLFEALEESRNTRGNKGAGERNRKRDLKDVFGDEMEAMKEAPEAGDSASKKKRAHRFQEVPEEPEVIPGPPAESPGMLTKMQIKQMMEAATRQIEERKKQLSFVAPVPVSQTRLPLPTPSAQSELRLPLPTPAQSSMGMAHSIPPSQAASIMNDAIEKARKAAELQARIQSQLVAKPGILGALGNAGSQNLVALANLHAMGIAPPKVESREVTKPTPLILDDQGRTVDASGKEVELTHRMPTLKANIRAVKREQFRQQLKERPGEDLESTSYFDHRVNILPAQRPRKGFKFHEQGRFEKIAQRIRTKAQLEKLQTEIAQAAKKTGIQASTKLALIAPKKELGEGEVPTIEWWDSYILPSNIELSPNTIFDEMELFGVTNLVEHPAQMSPPVDGDKAVTLGVYLTKKEQKKLRRQTRREGQKEVQEKVRLGLMPPPEPKVRISNLMRVLGTEAVQDPTKVEAHVRAQMAKRQKAHEEANAARKLTAEQRKEKKVKKLKEDLTQGVHITVYRIRNLHNPAKKFKVEANANQLYLTGTVVLHKDVNIVVVEGGPKSQKKFKRLMLHRIKWDEGNSKRDVEGLVDEEGLKKKNKCDLVWEGTAKERSYGDLKFKQCPTENMAREHFKKHGTEHYWDLALSQSVLEGNDD from the exons ATGTCGTTGCCGAAGCGGGAGGTGGAGGAACTCCGGCCATGGGTGGAACGTACAGTGAAGAAGGTTCTGGGCTTCTCCGAACCTACTGTTGTGACAGCCGCACTACACTGTGTCGGCAAGGGGTTAGACAAACGGAAGaccacag ACCAACTGAGACCCTTCCTAGATGAGTCTGCTGGAGGTTTTGTTGAACGACTGTTCGAAGCCCTAGAGGAAAGTAGAAACACCCGTGGCAACAAGGGGGCTGGTGAACGGAACCGCAAGAGAGACCTCAAG gatgtgtTTGGGGACGAGATGGAGGCGATGAAGGAGGCTCCGGAGGCGGGTGACTCGGCGAGCAAGAAGAAGCGCGCTCACCGCTTCCAGGAGGTGCCCGAGGAGCCGGAGGTCATTCCAGGCCCGCCCGCAGAGAGCCCCGGGATGCTCACCAAgatgcag ATTAAGCAGATGATGGAGGCTGCTACCAGGCAGattgaggagaggaagaagcaaCTCAGCTTTGTGGCTCCTGTTCCTGTGTCCCAG ACCCGGCTGCCCCTGCCCACTCCTTCTGCCCAGTCGGAGCTGAGGCTGCCGCTGCCCACCCCTGCGCAGTCCTCCATGGGCATGGCCCACTCCATCCCGCCCTCGCAGGCGGCCAGCATCATGAACGACGCCATCGAGAAGGCGCGCAAGGCGGCCGAGCTGCAGGCGCGCATCCAGTCGCAGCTGGTGGCCAAGCCGGGCATCCTGGGCGCCCTCGGCAACGCCGGCTCTCAGAACCTGGTGGCGCTCGCCAACCTGCACGCCATGGGCATCGCCCCACC CAAGGTGGAGTCCCGTGAGGTGACCAAACCAACGCCGCTGATTCTGGACGATCAGGGACGCACCGTAGACGCCAGCGGCAAGGAGGTGGAGCTCACACACCGCATGCCCACGCTCAAGG CCAACATCCGTGCGGTGAAGCGGGAGCAGTTCCGGCAGCAGCTGAAGGAGCGTCCAGGAGAGGACCTGGAGTCCACCTCCTACTTTGACCACCGCGTCAACATCCTGCCCGCCCAGCGGCCCCGCAAGGGCTTCAAGTTCCACGAGCAGGGCCGCTTTGAGAAGATCGCCCAGCGCATCCGCACCAAA gcCCAGTTGGAGAAGCTGCAGACAGAAATCGCTCAAGCTGCCAAGAAGACGGGCATCCAGGCGTCCACTAAGTTGGCACTGATCGCACCCAAGAAGGAGCTGGGGGAGGGCGAGGTGCCCACCATCGAGTGGTGGGACTCGTACATCCTGCCCTCCAACATCGAGCT GAGTCCCAACACCATCTTTGATGAGATGGAGTTGTTTGGTGTGACGAACCTCGTAGAGCATCCAGCACAGATGAGCCCTCCTG TGGATGGGGACAAGGCGGTGACTCTGGGGGTGTACCTGACCAAGAAGGAGCAGAAGAAGCTGAGGAGGCAGACCAGGAGAGAGGGCCAGAAGGAGGTGCAGGAGAAGGTCCGACTGGGCCTCATGCCCCCTCCAGAACCCAaag TGCGGATCTCTAACCTGATGCGTGTGCTGGGGACGGAGGCGGTGCAGGACCCCACCAAGGTGGAGGCCCACGTCAGGGCTCAGATGGCCAAGAGACAGAA gGCCCATGAGGAGGCCAATGCAGCCCGTAAGCTCACAGCagaacagagaaaagagaagaaggtGAAGAAGCTCAAGGAGGACCTCACTCAAGGCGTTCACATTACAGTGTACag GATCAGGAACCTGCACAACCCTGCCAAGAAGTTTAAGGTGGAGGCCAACGCCAACCAGCTGTACCTCACCGGCACCGTGGTGCTGCACAAGGACGTCAACATCGTGGTGGTGGAAGGAG GTCCAAAGTCCCAGAAGAAGTTCAAACGGCTGATGCTCCATAGGATCAAATGGGACGAGGGCAACTCCAAGAGAGATG TAGAGGGACTAGTAGATGAGGAAGgactgaagaagaagaataagtgCGACCTGGTTTGGGAG GGAACAGCGAAGGAGCGGAGCTACGGAGACCTGAAGTTCAAGCAGTGCCCCACGGAGAACATGGCGCGGGAACACTTCAAGAAGCACGGAACCGAACATTACTGGGACCTGGCCCTGAGCCAGAGTGTGCTGGAGGGCAACGACGACTAA
- the prpf3 gene encoding U4/U6 small nuclear ribonucleoprotein Prp3 isoform X1 — MSLPKREVEELRPWVERTVKKVLGFSEPTVVTAALHCVGKGLDKRKTTDQLRPFLDESAGGFVERLFEALEESRNTRGNKGAGERNRKRDLKDVFGDEMEAMKEAPEAGDSATKKKRAHRFQEVPEEPEVIPGPPAESPGMLTKMQIKQMMEAATRQIEERKKQLSFVAPVPVSQTRLPLPTPSAQSELRLPLPTPAQSSMGMAHSIPPSQAASIMNDAIEKARKAAELQARIQSQLVAKPGILGALGNAGSQNLVALANLHAMGIAPPSKVESREVTKPTPLILDDQGRTVDASGKEVELTHRMPTLKANIRAVKREQFRQQLKERPGEDLESTSYFDHRVNILPAQRPRKGFKFHEQGRFEKIAQRIRTKAQLEKLQTEIAQAAKKTGIQASTKLALIAPKKELGEGEVPTIEWWDSYILPSNIELSPNTIFDEMELFGVTNLVEHPAQMSPPVDGDKAVTLGVYLTKKEQKKLRRQTRREGQKEVQEKVRLGLMPPPEPKVRISNLMRVLGTEAVQDPTKVEAHVRAQMAKRQKAHEEANAARKLTAEQRKEKKVKKLKEDLTQGVHITVYRIRNLHNPAKKFKVEANANQLYLTGTVVLHKDVNIVVVEGGPKSQKKFKRLMLHRIKWDEGNSKRDVEGLVDEEGLKKKNKCDLVWEGTAKERSYGDLKFKQCPTENMAREHFKKHGTEHYWDLALSQSVLEGNDD; from the exons ATGTCGTTGCCGAAGCGGGAGGTGGAGGAACTCCGGCCATGGGTGGAACGTACAGTGAAGAAGGTTCTGGGCTTCTCCGAACCTACTGTTGTGACAGCCGCACTACACTGTGTCGGCAAGGGGTTAGACAAACGGAAGaccacag ACCAACTGAGACCCTTCCTAGATGAGTCTGCTGGAGGTTTTGTTGAACGACTGTTCGAAGCCCTAGAGGAAAGTAGAAACACCCGTGGCAACAAGGGGGCTGGTGAACGGAACCGCAAGAGAGACCTCAAG gatgtgtTTGGGGACGAGATGGAGGCGATGAAGGAGGCTCCGGAGGCGGGTGACTCGGCGACCAAGAAGAAGCGCGCTCACCGCTTCCAGGAGGTGCCCGAGGAGCCGGAGGTCATTCCAGGCCCGCCCGCAGAGAGCCCCGGGATGCTCACCAAgatgcag ATTAAGCAGATGATGGAGGCTGCTACCAGGCAGattgaggagaggaagaagcaaCTCAGCTTTGTGGCTCCTGTTCCTGTGTCCCAG ACCCGGCTGCCCCTGCCCACTCCTTCTGCCCAGTCGGAGCTGAGGCTGCCGCTGCCCACCCCTGCGCAGTCCTCCATGGGCATGGCCCACTCCATCCCGCCCTCGCAGGCGGCCAGCATCATGAACGACGCCATCGAGAAGGCGCGCAAGGCGGCCGAGCTGCAGGCGCGCATCCAGTCGCAGCTGGTGGCCAAGCCGGGCATCCTGGGCGCCCTGGGCAACGCCGGCTCTCAGAACCTGGTGGCGCTCGCCAACCTGCACGCCATGGGCATTGCGCCACC CAGCAAGGTGGAGTCCCGTGAGGTGACCAAACCAACGCCGCTGATTCTGGACGATCAGGGACGCACCGTAGACGCCAGCGGCAAGGAGGTGGAGCTCACACACCGCATGCCCACGCTCAAGG CCAACATCCGTGCGGTGAAGCGGGAGCAGTTCCGGCAGCAGCTGAAGGAGCGTCCAGGAGAGGACCTGGAGTCCACCTCCTACTTTGACCACCGCGTCAACATCCTGCCCGCCCAGCGGCCCCGCAAGGGCTTCAAGTTCCACGAGCAGGGCCGCTTTGAGAAGATCGCCCAGCGCATCCGCACCAAA gcCCAGTTGGAGAAGCTGCAGACAGAAATCGCTCAAGCTGCCAAGAAGACGGGCATCCAGGCGTCCACTAAGTTGGCACTGATCGCACCCAAGAAGGAGCTGGGGGAGGGCGAGGTGCCCACCATCGAGTGGTGGGACTCGTACATCCTGCCCTCCAACATCGAGCT GAGTCCCAACACCATCTTTGATGAGATGGAGTTGTTTGGTGTGACGAACCTCGTAGAGCATCCAGCACAGATGAGCCCTCCTG TGGATGGGGACAAGGCGGTGACTCTGGGGGTGTACCTGACCAAGAAGGAGCAGAAGAAGCTGAGGAGGCAGACCAGGAGAGAGGGCCAGAAGGAGGTGCAGGAGAAGGTCCGACTGGGCCTCATGCCCCCTCCAGAACCCAaag TGCGGATCTCTAACCTGATGCGTGTGCTGGGGACGGAGGCGGTGCAGGACCCCACCAAGGTGGAGGCCCACGTCAGGGCTCAGATGGCCAAGAGACAGAA gGCCCATGAGGAGGCCAATGCAGCCCGTAAGCTCACAGCagaacagagaaaagagaagaaggtGAAGAAGCTCAAGGAGGACCTCACTCAAGGCGTTCACATTACAGTGTACag GATCAGGAACCTGCACAACCCTGCCAAGAAGTTTAAGGTGGAGGCCAACGCCAACCAGCTGTACCTCACCGGCACCGTGGTGCTGCACAAGGACGTCAACATCGTGGTGGTGGAAGGAG GTCCAAAGTCCCAGAAGAAGTTCAAACGGCTGATGCTCCATAGGATCAAATGGGACGAGGGCAACTCCAAGAGAGATG TAGAGGGACTAGTAGATGAGGAAGgactgaagaagaagaataagtgCGACCTGGTTTGGGAG GGAACAGCGAAGGAGCGGAGCTACGGAGACCTGAAGTTCAAGCAGTGCCCCACGGAGAACATGGCGCGGGAACACTTCAAGAAGCACGGAACCGAACATTACTGGGACCTGGCCCTGAGCCAGAGTGTGCTGGAGGGCAACGACGACTAA
- the prpf3 gene encoding U4/U6 small nuclear ribonucleoprotein Prp3 isoform X3 — MSLPKREVEELRPWVERTVKKVLGFSEPTVVTAALHCVGKGLDKRKTTDQLRPFLDESAGGFVERLFEALEESRNTRGNKGAGERNRKRDLKDVFGDEMEAMKEAPEAGDSATKKKRAHRFQEVPEEPEVIPGPPAESPGMLTKMQIKQMMEAATRQIEERKKQLSFVAPVPVSQTRLPLPTPSAQSELRLPLPTPAQSSMGMAHSIPPSQAASIMNDAIEKARKAAELQARIQSQLVAKPGILGALGNAGSQNLVALANLHAMGIAPPKVESREVTKPTPLILDDQGRTVDASGKEVELTHRMPTLKANIRAVKREQFRQQLKERPGEDLESTSYFDHRVNILPAQRPRKGFKFHEQGRFEKIAQRIRTKAQLEKLQTEIAQAAKKTGIQASTKLALIAPKKELGEGEVPTIEWWDSYILPSNIELSPNTIFDEMELFGVTNLVEHPAQMSPPVDGDKAVTLGVYLTKKEQKKLRRQTRREGQKEVQEKVRLGLMPPPEPKVRISNLMRVLGTEAVQDPTKVEAHVRAQMAKRQKAHEEANAARKLTAEQRKEKKVKKLKEDLTQGVHITVYRIRNLHNPAKKFKVEANANQLYLTGTVVLHKDVNIVVVEGGPKSQKKFKRLMLHRIKWDEGNSKRDVEGLVDEEGLKKKNKCDLVWEGTAKERSYGDLKFKQCPTENMAREHFKKHGTEHYWDLALSQSVLEGNDD; from the exons ATGTCGTTGCCGAAGCGGGAGGTGGAGGAACTCCGGCCATGGGTGGAACGTACAGTGAAGAAGGTTCTGGGCTTCTCCGAACCTACTGTTGTGACAGCCGCACTACACTGTGTCGGCAAGGGGTTAGACAAACGGAAGaccacag ACCAACTGAGACCCTTCCTAGATGAGTCTGCTGGAGGTTTTGTTGAACGACTGTTCGAAGCCCTAGAGGAAAGTAGAAACACCCGTGGCAACAAGGGGGCTGGTGAACGGAACCGCAAGAGAGACCTCAAG gatgtgtTTGGGGACGAGATGGAGGCGATGAAGGAGGCTCCGGAGGCGGGTGACTCGGCGACCAAGAAGAAGCGCGCTCACCGCTTCCAGGAGGTGCCCGAGGAGCCGGAGGTCATTCCAGGCCCGCCCGCAGAGAGCCCCGGGATGCTCACCAAgatgcag ATTAAGCAGATGATGGAGGCTGCTACCAGGCAGattgaggagaggaagaagcaaCTCAGCTTTGTGGCTCCTGTTCCTGTGTCCCAG ACCCGGCTGCCCCTGCCCACTCCTTCTGCCCAGTCGGAGCTGAGGCTGCCGCTGCCCACCCCTGCGCAGTCCTCCATGGGCATGGCCCACTCCATCCCGCCCTCGCAGGCGGCCAGCATCATGAACGACGCCATCGAGAAGGCGCGCAAGGCGGCCGAGCTGCAGGCGCGCATCCAGTCGCAGCTGGTGGCCAAGCCGGGCATCCTGGGCGCCCTGGGCAACGCCGGCTCTCAGAACCTGGTGGCGCTCGCCAACCTGCACGCCATGGGCATTGCGCCACC CAAGGTGGAGTCCCGTGAGGTGACCAAACCAACGCCGCTGATTCTGGACGATCAGGGACGCACCGTAGACGCCAGCGGCAAGGAGGTGGAGCTCACACACCGCATGCCCACGCTCAAGG CCAACATCCGTGCGGTGAAGCGGGAGCAGTTCCGGCAGCAGCTGAAGGAGCGTCCAGGAGAGGACCTGGAGTCCACCTCCTACTTTGACCACCGCGTCAACATCCTGCCCGCCCAGCGGCCCCGCAAGGGCTTCAAGTTCCACGAGCAGGGCCGCTTTGAGAAGATCGCCCAGCGCATCCGCACCAAA gcCCAGTTGGAGAAGCTGCAGACAGAAATCGCTCAAGCTGCCAAGAAGACGGGCATCCAGGCGTCCACTAAGTTGGCACTGATCGCACCCAAGAAGGAGCTGGGGGAGGGCGAGGTGCCCACCATCGAGTGGTGGGACTCGTACATCCTGCCCTCCAACATCGAGCT GAGTCCCAACACCATCTTTGATGAGATGGAGTTGTTTGGTGTGACGAACCTCGTAGAGCATCCAGCACAGATGAGCCCTCCTG TGGATGGGGACAAGGCGGTGACTCTGGGGGTGTACCTGACCAAGAAGGAGCAGAAGAAGCTGAGGAGGCAGACCAGGAGAGAGGGCCAGAAGGAGGTGCAGGAGAAGGTCCGACTGGGCCTCATGCCCCCTCCAGAACCCAaag TGCGGATCTCTAACCTGATGCGTGTGCTGGGGACGGAGGCGGTGCAGGACCCCACCAAGGTGGAGGCCCACGTCAGGGCTCAGATGGCCAAGAGACAGAA gGCCCATGAGGAGGCCAATGCAGCCCGTAAGCTCACAGCagaacagagaaaagagaagaaggtGAAGAAGCTCAAGGAGGACCTCACTCAAGGCGTTCACATTACAGTGTACag GATCAGGAACCTGCACAACCCTGCCAAGAAGTTTAAGGTGGAGGCCAACGCCAACCAGCTGTACCTCACCGGCACCGTGGTGCTGCACAAGGACGTCAACATCGTGGTGGTGGAAGGAG GTCCAAAGTCCCAGAAGAAGTTCAAACGGCTGATGCTCCATAGGATCAAATGGGACGAGGGCAACTCCAAGAGAGATG TAGAGGGACTAGTAGATGAGGAAGgactgaagaagaagaataagtgCGACCTGGTTTGGGAG GGAACAGCGAAGGAGCGGAGCTACGGAGACCTGAAGTTCAAGCAGTGCCCCACGGAGAACATGGCGCGGGAACACTTCAAGAAGCACGGAACCGAACATTACTGGGACCTGGCCCTGAGCCAGAGTGTGCTGGAGGGCAACGACGACTAA